Proteins found in one Xenopus laevis strain J_2021 chromosome 1L, Xenopus_laevis_v10.1, whole genome shotgun sequence genomic segment:
- the tmem252.L gene encoding transmembrane protein 252, giving the protein MKMKKSIYTVLRFSFLITGFSLVCLGAFYISSSYVCNCQSEIILAYCLLPLGFILLLAGIFWSTYHEANHKNLFHSMIRRIHSQQEVHVETIDRPDFYPPSYESVINEIRLQPESSCELRVLEEGLNIPPPLYTESAVDIADEVYTCNDSPPSYQASVQLSNTETNSEREPDSISVDNPETCD; this is encoded by the exons ATGAAGATGAAGAAGAGCATTTATACAGTCCTCAGATTTTCGTTTCTCATTACGGGTTTCTCTCTGGTGTGCCTGGGAGCCTTCTATATATCTTCCAGCTATGTGTGTAACTGCCAAAGTGAGATAATACTGGCCTATTGTCTGCTGCCCTTAGGATTTATTCTGCTCCTGGCTGGAATTTTTTGGAGCACTTATCATGAGGCAAACCACAAGAACCTGTTCCACAGTATGATCAGGAGAATCCATAGCCAGCAGGAAGTCCATGTTGAGACAATAGACAG GCCAGATTTCTATCCACCATCCTACGAGAGTGTAATTAATGAAATTCGTCTGCAGCCAGAGTCAAGCTGTGAATTGAGAGTGCTTGAAGAGGGTCTCAACATTCCACCTCCCCTATATACAGAGAGTGCAGTGGACATTGCTGATGAAGTGTATACTTGTAATGATTCTCCACCCTCATACCAGGCATCAGTGCAGTTGTCTAATACTGAAACCAACTCTGAGAGAGAACCAGATTCTATCAGTGTTGATAACCCTGAGACATGTGACTGA